The sequence below is a genomic window from Micromonas commoda chromosome 10, complete sequence.
GTCAGGCCGAGCCACTGAAGCAGCTGCCCCGTCGTGGTCCCGTTGACCGCCAGCGTGCCGACCACCACGATACCGGTGCACAGCAGCGTCACCGGGCCCACCTTGTCGTCCGAGTAGGAATCCTCAGCCTCGCTCACcacgagcgccagcgcgagaCCCACCGCGCCCCTCAGGCCGCCCCACCAGCACACCGTCGCGTCGTACGGCGTCAGTCCGTACCCGCACTTGCGCAAGATGGGATATAGCACGGCTAtgaccgccgccctggcgAAGAGAACCTCGATGTACACCAAGAGTCCGTacccggcgtcgtgcgcggtgagcgttcgatccgtcgccgcctccgtcgtgGTCTTGGCGATGATGACGCCGGTCAGGATGAACAGCACGGTGTTGGCGACGAAAGTGAGCATCTCCCAGAAGTGATGCAGCGAGTGTTCCGTCTCTCCGGTGAAGAAACCTCGGCCGAACGCCCCGATGGAGATGCCCAGGACCACGCACGCCAgcacccccgacgccgacgcctcaaactcggcgacgaggaagcAGAGGTAACACGCGAAGAGCGTCACGGAGATCTGCACGATGTGATCCCccgccacggcgccgagaCCGAGCCACGCGTGacagcccgcggcgatgcccacccccacgagcaccgcgcccacCGGCACCCACACGAAAAACGTGAAGATCTCGAGCGGCGTCTTGTCCTCCCCCTTGGCGATCTGGTTGAGGAGCGAGAAGACGACGATGGCGGTGCCGTCGTTGACCAGGGACTCGCCCTCGATGATGTGACCGAGCCGTTTCGACGCGCCAACCTCTTTGAGCAGCGCCACGACCGCGACCGGGTCCGTGGCGGACAGGATGGACCCGAGCATCAGCGACGAGCCCCAGCCCCAGCCGTAGGGCAAGGTGGCCTTGAGCAGGCTGCCCATGAGGAAGGTCCCGAGGAGCACGCCGGGTCCCGCCAGCCAGAGGACCTGCGCCGCGCACTTCCTGAACGTGTGCCACTCCAGCGAGAACGCGGACTCGAACACCAGCGCCGGGAGGAACACCGAGAGCATGGTGTGCGGCCCGATGGCCACCCATATGTCGAGCGAGTTGGAGAGCACCCCGAGGTCGAGGTACGAGTACGAGAACCCTATGGCGAGCCCCACGAAGAGCAGCGCGACGGTGTAGGGCAGCCTGCTGTTGCGCACggcaccccgcgccgccgcgccgagacACAGCGACAGGAAGAGGAAGTACAGAGCCTCGTACGCGTTGTCGTGGTGCTCCTCGACGTGAacagcctcgccgccaacggcgTCGGGAGGCGAACCcgccatggcgcccgcgcgtcgccgcctcgccgatgAAACGACCCGCGACCGATTTCCCGCGCGGAAATACGATCAggccgcggctgcgcgcgcgcgcgatacgACCCGACCCCGCCTCTTGAGGTCGtcccg
It includes:
- a CDS encoding monovalent Cation:Proton antiporter-1 family (sodium ion:proton antiporter; CPA1) — its product is MAGSPPDAVGGEAVHVEEHHDNAYEALYFLFLSLCLGAAARGAVRNSRLPYTVALLFVGLAIGFSYSYLDLGVLSNSLDIWVAIGPHTMLSVFLPALVFESAFSLEWHTFRKCAAQVLWLAGPGVLLGTFLMGSLLKATLPYGWGWGSSLMLGSILSATDPVAVVALLKEVGASKRLGHIIEGESLVNDGTAIVVFSLLNQIAKGEDKTPLEIFTFFVWVPVGAVLVGVGIAAGCHAWLGLGAVAGDHIVQISVTLFACYLCFLVAEFEASASGVLACVVLGISIGAFGRGFFTGETEHSLHHFWEMLTFVANTVLFILTGVIIAKTTTEAATDRTLTAHDAGYGLLVYIEVLFARAAVIAVLYPILRKCGYGLTPYDATVCWWGGLRGAVGLALALVV